The DNA segment CCGGGTACACCTTCACCGGCTCCGCGTTGGCCGTGTCGTGCTCGGCCTGCGAAATCATGCCCTCGTCCAGCATGCGGCGCAGCACGTAGGAGCGGCGCTTGCGCGCGGCCTCCGGGCGCAGGAAGGGCGAGTAGCGGCTGGGCGCCTGCGGCAGGCCGGCGATGAGCGTCATCTCCCCCAGCGTCAAGTCCCGCACGTCCTTGCGGTAGTAGTTCTCCGCCGCGCTCTGCACGCCGTAGCTGTGGTGCCCGAGGAAGACGTTGTTGAGGTAGAGGTAGAGGATCTCTTCCTTGGTGAGCGCCTGCTCCAGGCGCAGGGCGAGGATGGCCTCGCGAATCTTGCGGGTCAGCGTCTTCGCGGTGGCGGACTTGTAGCCCTCCGCGGAGATGAGGACGGCCTTCGCCGTCTGCTGCGTCAGGGTGGAGCCACCCTGGATGCCGCCGGAGCGCAGGCCCAGCTTGGAGCCCACCGTCTTGAAGCCGGCGCGCGCGGTGCCCAGCACGTCCACGCCGAAGTGGTCGAAGAAGCTGGAGTCCTCGCTGGCGATGAAGGCCTGGACGAGCCGCTTGGGAATCCGCTCGTACGGCACCACCTTGCGGCGCTCGTTGTAGAACTCGCCGGCCAGCACCGCGTCGTCGGTGTAGACCTCGGTGACGATGGGCGGCCAGTACTCGTCCACCTTGGGGATGGCGGGCAGCCCTTCCGAGTACACGTAGTACACGGCCGTCACGGCCACCACGGCGGCGGTGGCTCCGGTCAGCGTCAGCCACCCTGCCGCCTTGAGGAGGAACTTCCACCAGCGCTTGGGGGGGACGCCGTCGAGCACCAGCTTCGAGCGGCTGCGGTCAGTCGTCTTGGGGTCGGCCATACGCGTTTCGGAACCTTGCGGGCTTCAGGGCACCAATGCGGCCCGCTTGAGCACGTCCCGGAGCTCGGGAGCGAGGGGGGCCTCCACGGCCACCTTCACCCCGCCTTCGGGGTGCGGAAATTCAATGCGCTCGGCATGCAGGAACAACCTCTTGAGCCCCCAGCGCGCCCGCACGTCGCGGTTGAAGGCGAAGTCTCCGTACTTCTTGTCCCCCGCCACCGGATGTCCGATGGCGGCCAGATGCCTTCTTATCTGATGGGTGCGCCCGGTCTCGATGGAGCAGGACAGGAGCGCTGCGTCGCCCGACTGCTTGACGACCTTCCACCGGGTGACGGCGTCCTGCATGTTCACCCCTCGACGGGCCTTGGACTCGGCCGTCTGCTGGTGTTCCGACAGGGGCAGCTCGATGACCCCGGAATCCTTGGGCATCTTCCCCTTCACCAGGGTGAGGTAGCGCTTCTTCGACAGGCCGTGGGTGAAGACCTCGGTGAAGTGCACCATCGCCGGGCGGCGCTTGGCCACCAGGATGACGCCGGAGGTCTCCCTGTCCAGCCGGTGGGCGGGAGAGGCGGCGAAGTCGTTGCGGACGGCCTTGGGGCCCAGGTAGGCGCGCACATAGTCCACCAGCGTGCCGCCGGTGATGCCGCTGCCGGTATGGACGGCCATCCCGCTGGGCTTGTCCACGGCCATGAGCCAGTCGTCCTCCTTGAGAATCACCAGCCGGCTGGGGTCCACCGGCGGGGGCGGCGGCGTCGGACGGTCCGATTTTGGACGGTCGTCGGCCGTGAGCTGCTGCTCGTCGCCGCGGATGGTGAGCACGTCTCCCTCGGCTAGCAACTGCTCGGGCTGCGCACGCTTCCCATTTACCCGCACCTTCTTGGTGCGAATCATCTTGAAGAGGTGGCTCACCGGAACATTGGGGAGCCGTTTGCGCAGGTGCTTGTCCAGCCGCATCCCGGCGGTGTCGGCTTCGATTCGGTACTCGATCATTTGTGCTGGCGCGCGGACCAGACCATACGAATAATCCGGGGTCCATGGCGAAAGCCCCAAGTATCGAGAAGCTTCTTCAGAGTGGCTCGGCGGAATGGAACCGGATGCGCAAGTCCGGCCAGGTCTCGACCGACCATACCGGCGCCACCTTTACCCAACTGTTCTCCGCCAACACGGACCTCTCCGGCCTGGGCCTCATCGGCTCCGAATGGGAGCGGTGCGACCTGTCCAAGGTCAACTTCCGGGACGCGGACCTCTCCAACGCCTACTTCCACGGCGGGCGACTCCAGGACTGCGACTTCCGGGGCGCGAACCTGGAGGGCGCCACGTTCGAGAAGTTGAAGCTCCTGCGCTGCGACTTCACGGGCGCCAAGGGGCTGGACGACGTGGAGATGGACGACGTGGACATGGACCGGGTCGTCGGTCTGGACGGCGAGGAGGCCCCTCCCCCGCCCCCGCCGCCCGCCCAGGGCATCACCGCGTTCACCCGTGAGCAGCGCGAGAAGGCGCTGGGCGCCCAGGCCGCCGCGGTCATGCAGGGCGAGCCGTCTGGAGGGGAGGAGCTGCCGCCCTTCCGCCCGCAGGACCCGCCCGGCTCGCTCTTCTTCCGGGGGCTGAAGCGCATGGCCATGCCCCCGCTGTGGGTGCTGGACGTGCCGGGCCTCCGCCCGCTGCTGCCGCAGCGGCTGCCGCCGGGCAGCTCACTGGAGACGCTCTACCGCGAGGCGGTGAAGACGCGGCTGGAGAACAAGAAGCCGGCGGCGGACCCCGCGGTGGTGGAGCGGGCGCAGAAGGCGCTGCGGATGGGGGCGAAGGACTCCGCCGTGGCGGCCATGTACCTGCGCGAGGTGGGCGTGCTGCCGATGGCGCGCTTCTCCGCGGCACAGGTGCTGAAGGGCGCGCTGCGAGAAGAGGTGGAGGTGGATGACCTCACCGGGCAGATTGACCCTCGCACCACGGGGGCGCTGCTGGAGCTGCGGCTGACGCACGAGGTGGTGGACCACCTGCAGGAGGCGCGGCGCCGGCTGGCGGCCACGCAGCTGTACACGTCGCTCTTGGAGGCGGGCTTCAACCCGGAGAACAACTGGGACGAGGCGCTGGAGTCGAGCGACGCGGCGATGGAGCTGGCCCAGGCGGCGACGGGCGAGGACCGCAACGCGCTGTTCGAGGGCTTCCAGGTCTTCTCCGCGCTGCCCGAGGAGTCGCGGCTGCGGCGGCTGGCGTACCTGGCCGAGTCGGTGTCCCACCTGGAGTTGGTGAGCCGGCTGCCGGAGGGCATGGAGCCGGCGTGGCTGAACGGGCCGGAGACGCGCGAGTGCCATGACCGGGAGATGACGTACGTCCAGGCGCTGAAGGCGCAGGACATCCCGACGAAGGTGGCGGCGCTGGCGAAGGCGGAGCTCGGCGTGCCCGAGGGCGAGGTGCCCGAGGACAGCGACGACGACCTCTTCGTCCACGTGCGCTGTGACGTGTGCGGCAAGGAGAAGCTCATCGTCCAGTCACCGGACGCCTGACGGCACGGTGAAGGGCGGGGCCCGCGGGGCCGCGAGGTCCGGGACACTTCCCGGGTCTGGCGGCCCCGTGGTGTTTGTGCGTTGCACCTGCACTCCGATGACGGGACCACGAGTCCGTGCCGCTACGAACGCGCTGCGGCCGCACTCCATCTGTTCGCCACTTGACGCTTTCGCAACGCGATGCGTTAGAGTGCGCCCTCGCCACGGAGTTCACTCTCCGTCACATTCGCGCTCGGGCCCGCCGGTCAATTGGCAGCCTGCGCCCGGAAAGGTTGCCCATCGCCCATGAGCCGAGTGCACACCCTGGTCGCTGTCATCTCCATCCTTGCCCTCGGACTCATGCCCCAGTCAGCCGAGGCCGAGTGCACGGCTGGAGCCACCCGTTCCAGCACCATGAGCAATGGTTGCGTGATGAGGGAGGTCTGCAACAACCGCACATGGGAACCTCTCGGGTGCAGCGGGACTCGGACATGTACGGGGTGCGGCGGCAAACAGGGAACCCAGACTTGCGACGAGGATTGCGGCACTTCAGGCTGCAACGTTGGACCAGAGACTTGCAACAACTGCGACGACAACGGGGATGGCTCCATTGACAACGCATGGAATAATTCGAACCACAACTCGTTGGCCGAAGCCTGCAATCCGAACGCCTGCGGACAAGGCGGCACGCGAACCTGCACGGCAGGTATTTGGAGTGCATGCACAGGCTGCGGGGGTGTCGCAGCCTGCGTGGGTTGCGATAGCAAACCAGGCACCAGGGCGTGCGCCTCCGATTGCTCGGCCGCACCGAGATGCAACGCTGGCGCCGAGGCATGCAACAACTGTGATGATGACGGCGACGGACTGGTGGACGAAAGCCTGACACGCAACACCTGCAGCAGTCCGGTCGGATGCAGTGGTCTCGAAACCTGTGTCAGCGGACAGTACGTGTGCAAGTTCCAGGCGGGGACCCGCCGCACGTGCTGGGAGTTGGGTGTTTCCTGTCCAGATTCCACCGCTGAGTGCCGCGCAGATGGCAGTGCGGGTCCCTGTCAGCCCGCCACGGCACGCCCCGAGGACTGCAATTCCTGCGATGACAACCTGGACGGTGTCGTCGACAACGCTCCTGGTGGGATGACTGGCAGCATCACTCGCTCCTGCACCAACTCTGTCGGCGAGTGTTCCGGGGTGAGCCAAGTCTGCGAGGTTCGGCTCAGCAATGGCGGAGTCTGGCTCGACAACCGGTGGGGAGTCTGCGTCGGGCCCGCAGAGACCTGCAACGGCGAGGACGATGACTGTGATGACGACATCGACGAGGGCGACGTCTGCCGTTCTGACACCACCGCCTGCTGCGTCCCGGTCTCGCAAGAGGCAGCATGTAGGGGCAAGGACTGCGGCCCCGTTTCGGATGGATGTGGTGGAACCTACGACTGCGGCACGTGCCCTATGGGAGACCCCTGCTTCAGGAACTACTGCTGCCAGCCCAACCCTGAAACGGGCGGGTGCTGACACCTGCGGGCAGTGATGTGCGGCTTCTTTGAGATTCGAGGGGTGGGTACGATGAAGCGGCTGATTGTGCTGATTGTGGTGTCCGCGTCCGTCTTCGGTGCTTGCGGGCCAGACAACGGCAAGCCGGCGACAAGTAGTCAGGAGTTGCCAGAAACACGGCGGCAGCGCCAGCCACTGGCGCTGCCGCCAGAGGTTATTCTTCCAACCGAGACCGACTCGGATGGAAATGCTGTGGGCAACACGAGCGGCACTTCCGGAGTAGGGCCGGATGGCGCGGCGACCTTCCGCATTCCACTGTGGGTGCCCGAAGGCCGCGCGGGTCTACAGCCTTCTCTAGCGCTGAATTACAATAGTAATGAAGGTAGCGGGGTGCTGGGTGCGGGGTGGAGCCTATCCGGCATGTCTCGCATCACCCGCTGCAAGAAGACGGTGGTCCAGGACGGCGTGGCCGAACCTATTACGTTCACCGCGCAGGATGCATTCTGCCTTGACGGACAGCGTCTGGTTGCGGTTCGAGGCGCATACGGCGCGAGCAATACAGAGTACCGCACCGAGGTGGACAGCTTCGCGAAGGTGGTCTCCCTGGAGACGGACGCACTGGGTCCGACTCTCTTCAGGGTCTACCTTAAGGACGGGAAGGTACTGATTTACGGCCAGCTCAATGGGTCCACCTTCGCGGGAGAGCGTATCCACGTCGCCCCACTGGCTGAGACGTCCTTCAGCACCACACGCGACGGCTTGGCCAACCGCTACGCCTGGGCACTGGCTAGGGTGGAGGACCGCAGCGGCAACTACATGT comes from the Pyxidicoccus xibeiensis genome and includes:
- a CDS encoding pentapeptide repeat-containing protein, with product MAKAPSIEKLLQSGSAEWNRMRKSGQVSTDHTGATFTQLFSANTDLSGLGLIGSEWERCDLSKVNFRDADLSNAYFHGGRLQDCDFRGANLEGATFEKLKLLRCDFTGAKGLDDVEMDDVDMDRVVGLDGEEAPPPPPPPAQGITAFTREQREKALGAQAAAVMQGEPSGGEELPPFRPQDPPGSLFFRGLKRMAMPPLWVLDVPGLRPLLPQRLPPGSSLETLYREAVKTRLENKKPAADPAVVERAQKALRMGAKDSAVAAMYLREVGVLPMARFSAAQVLKGALREEVEVDDLTGQIDPRTTGALLELRLTHEVVDHLQEARRRLAATQLYTSLLEAGFNPENNWDEALESSDAAMELAQAATGEDRNALFEGFQVFSALPEESRLRRLAYLAESVSHLELVSRLPEGMEPAWLNGPETRECHDREMTYVQALKAQDIPTKVAALAKAELGVPEGEVPEDSDDDLFVHVRCDVCGKEKLIVQSPDA
- a CDS encoding RluA family pseudouridine synthase, with the translated sequence MIEYRIEADTAGMRLDKHLRKRLPNVPVSHLFKMIRTKKVRVNGKRAQPEQLLAEGDVLTIRGDEQQLTADDRPKSDRPTPPPPPVDPSRLVILKEDDWLMAVDKPSGMAVHTGSGITGGTLVDYVRAYLGPKAVRNDFAASPAHRLDRETSGVILVAKRRPAMVHFTEVFTHGLSKKRYLTLVKGKMPKDSGVIELPLSEHQQTAESKARRGVNMQDAVTRWKVVKQSGDAALLSCSIETGRTHQIRRHLAAIGHPVAGDKKYGDFAFNRDVRARWGLKRLFLHAERIEFPHPEGGVKVAVEAPLAPELRDVLKRAALVP